A genomic region of Pseudomonas sp. MPC6 contains the following coding sequences:
- a CDS encoding FadR/GntR family transcriptional regulator — protein MITSSTVVNSVVEKLRAALARGQWRSGEMLPGQRELAEQLGISRPSLREAVIVLETLGLVRSMPGKGVVVLEANLSDSQSHDSAVAGASLEDVLQLRYTLEPFIVGLVAQSISSKEIGQLRLTLMDMREALEANDSEAGVNAYIAFHEELFTLTSNPIFQSVVQQTSNALKQSAEVLRNSPEHLAERLEENEAVVRAIRSKNSAQASAEMRRHILREGQRMGIELNIPDDNLVS, from the coding sequence GTGATCACCTCGTCGACCGTTGTGAATTCAGTCGTAGAAAAACTTCGGGCCGCTCTGGCCCGTGGTCAGTGGCGCTCCGGTGAAATGCTGCCGGGGCAAAGGGAATTGGCCGAACAACTGGGCATCAGCCGCCCGAGCCTGCGCGAAGCCGTGATCGTGCTGGAGACCCTCGGACTGGTGCGTTCCATGCCAGGCAAAGGCGTGGTCGTGCTGGAGGCCAATCTGAGCGACAGCCAGAGTCACGACAGCGCGGTGGCCGGGGCGAGCCTGGAAGACGTGCTGCAACTGCGTTATACCCTCGAGCCCTTCATTGTCGGCCTGGTGGCACAGTCCATCAGCAGCAAGGAAATCGGGCAACTGCGCCTGACCCTGATGGATATGCGCGAAGCCCTGGAGGCCAACGACAGCGAAGCCGGGGTGAACGCCTACATCGCGTTCCACGAAGAACTGTTCACCCTGACCTCGAACCCGATCTTCCAGAGCGTGGTGCAGCAGACCAGTAATGCCCTCAAGCAAAGCGCCGAGGTACTGCGCAATTCTCCGGAGCATCTGGCGGAACGGCTCGAAGAAAACGAAGCCGTGGTGCGGGCCATACGCAGTAAAAACAGCGCTCAAGCCAGCGCCGAAATGCGTCGGCACATCCTTCGCGAAGGCCAGCGGATGGGCATCGAATTGAATATTCCGGACGATAATCTCGTCAGTTGA
- a CDS encoding carbon starvation CstA family protein produces the protein MKNNNGLLRHLPWLLLAIVGACALGVVALRRGEPINALWIVVAAVAIYLVAYRYYSLFIATNVMQLDPRRATPAVLNNDGLDYVPTNKHILFGHHFAAIAGAGPLVGPVLAAQMGYLPGTLWLIAGVVLAGAVQDFMVLFMSTRRNGRSLGDMVREEMGRIPGTIALFGCFLIMIIILAVLALIVVKALAESPWGIFTVMATIPIAMFMGIYMRYIRPGRIGEISVVGVLLLLGSIWLGGQIAADPVWAKAFSFTGVQITWMLVGYGFVAASLPVWLILAPRDYLSTFLKIGTIVALAIGILVTMPELKMPALTQFTDGTGPVWKGGLFPFLFITIACGAVSGFHALISSGTTPKLLDNEVNSRYIGYGAMLMESFVAIMAMVAASVIEPGVYFAMNSPAAVVGGDVVAVAQTVSSWGFAITPEALQAVAKDIGETTILARAGGAPTLAVGIAQILHSLLPGENTMAFWYHFAILFEALFILTAVDAGTRAGRFMLQDLLGSFVPALKRTESWTANLIATAGCVAMWGWLLYQGVIDPLGGINTLWPLFGISNQMLAGIALMLATVVLIKMKRQRYVWVTMLPAVWLLICTTTAGFIKLFDANPAIGFLSLAKKYSDALANGQILAPAKDITQMQHVIFNAYTNATLTALFLFVVFSILFYALKVGIAAWGTKERTDKEAPFQALPDA, from the coding sequence ATGAAAAATAATAATGGCCTGCTACGCCACCTACCCTGGCTGCTGCTGGCAATCGTGGGCGCGTGTGCGCTCGGCGTCGTGGCATTGCGCCGAGGCGAGCCGATCAACGCCTTGTGGATCGTGGTCGCCGCGGTGGCCATTTATCTGGTTGCGTACCGTTACTACAGTCTGTTCATCGCTACCAATGTGATGCAACTCGATCCGCGCCGGGCCACCCCCGCCGTGCTCAACAATGACGGTCTGGACTACGTGCCGACCAACAAACACATCCTTTTCGGTCACCACTTCGCCGCCATCGCCGGTGCGGGACCGCTGGTGGGGCCGGTCCTGGCGGCACAGATGGGTTACCTGCCCGGTACGCTGTGGCTGATCGCCGGGGTGGTGCTGGCCGGTGCGGTGCAGGACTTCATGGTCCTGTTCATGTCCACCCGCCGCAACGGCCGCTCCCTGGGCGACATGGTCCGTGAAGAAATGGGCCGCATCCCCGGCACCATCGCGCTGTTCGGCTGCTTCCTGATCATGATCATCATCCTTGCGGTGCTGGCGCTGATCGTGGTCAAGGCCCTGGCCGAAAGCCCGTGGGGCATTTTCACAGTGATGGCGACCATCCCGATCGCGATGTTCATGGGCATTTATATGCGCTACATCCGTCCGGGGCGCATCGGTGAAATCTCCGTGGTCGGCGTGTTGCTGCTGCTCGGCTCGATCTGGCTGGGCGGGCAGATTGCCGCCGATCCGGTCTGGGCCAAGGCGTTCAGCTTCACTGGCGTGCAGATTACGTGGATGCTGGTCGGTTACGGTTTCGTGGCCGCCTCGTTACCGGTCTGGCTGATCCTGGCGCCGCGCGACTACCTGTCGACCTTTCTCAAGATCGGTACCATCGTGGCGCTGGCGATCGGCATCCTGGTCACCATGCCCGAGTTGAAAATGCCGGCATTGACCCAGTTCACCGACGGCACCGGGCCGGTGTGGAAGGGCGGTCTGTTCCCGTTCCTGTTCATCACCATCGCCTGTGGCGCGGTTTCCGGTTTCCACGCGTTGATCTCCTCCGGCACCACCCCGAAGTTGCTGGATAACGAGGTCAACTCCCGTTACATCGGTTACGGCGCCATGCTGATGGAATCCTTCGTCGCCATCATGGCGATGGTGGCGGCTTCGGTGATCGAGCCAGGCGTGTACTTCGCCATGAACAGCCCGGCGGCAGTCGTCGGTGGTGACGTGGTGGCTGTGGCGCAGACCGTCAGCAGCTGGGGTTTTGCAATCACCCCGGAAGCGCTGCAAGCGGTGGCCAAGGACATCGGTGAAACCACCATCCTGGCTCGCGCCGGCGGTGCGCCGACCCTGGCGGTCGGTATTGCGCAGATCCTGCACAGTCTCCTGCCGGGTGAAAACACCATGGCGTTCTGGTACCACTTCGCGATCCTGTTCGAAGCGCTGTTCATCCTCACCGCGGTGGACGCCGGTACCCGTGCCGGCCGTTTCATGCTCCAGGACTTGCTGGGTTCCTTCGTGCCGGCGCTGAAACGCACCGAGTCCTGGACCGCCAACCTGATCGCCACCGCCGGTTGCGTGGCCATGTGGGGTTGGTTGCTGTATCAGGGCGTGATCGATCCGCTGGGCGGCATCAACACCTTGTGGCCGCTGTTCGGTATCTCCAACCAGATGCTGGCCGGGATCGCACTGATGCTGGCGACGGTGGTGCTGATCAAGATGAAGCGTCAACGTTACGTCTGGGTCACCATGCTGCCTGCGGTCTGGCTGCTGATCTGTACCACCACCGCCGGCTTCATCAAGCTGTTCGACGCCAACCCGGCGATCGGCTTCCTGTCGCTGGCGAAGAAATACAGCGATGCCCTGGCCAACGGCCAGATCCTCGCCCCGGCCAAGGACATCACCCAAATGCAGCACGTGATCTTCAATGCCTACACCAACGCCACGCTGACGGCGCTGTTCCTGTTCGTGGTGTTCAGCATCCTGTTCTATGCGCTCAAGGTCGGTATTGCCGCCTGGGGCACCAAGGAACGTACGGATAAAGAAGCACCGTTCCAGGCCCTGCCGGATGCTTGA
- a CDS encoding PilZ domain-containing protein, whose translation MSEHPDRRRFKRIAFDARTELGQGAFIWPVRLIDLSLKGLLIEKPEPWLGNRQQDFFVDIHLSDEIDITMDLRLTHDDHGQLGFACLHISLESIERLRRLIELNLGDPQELERELGALIET comes from the coding sequence ATGAGCGAGCACCCTGATCGCCGCCGCTTCAAACGTATCGCGTTCGATGCCAGAACCGAACTGGGCCAGGGGGCATTTATCTGGCCGGTGAGGTTGATCGACTTGTCACTCAAGGGGCTGTTGATCGAAAAACCCGAGCCGTGGCTGGGAAATCGGCAACAGGATTTTTTCGTCGACATTCATCTGAGCGATGAAATCGACATCACCATGGACCTGCGCCTGACCCATGACGATCACGGCCAGCTCGGTTTCGCCTGCCTTCACATCAGCCTGGAATCCATCGAGCGTCTGCGGCGCTTGATCGAGTTGAATCTGGGTGATCCGCAGGAGCTGGAGCGGGAATTGGGCGCACTGATCGAAACCTGA
- a CDS encoding GntR family transcriptional regulator has product MNSFASPQTLGALPFPRTSNGKPPVVDLYSRVFDAILEQRIEASSRFTEESLAQMFSVRRSDIRGVLTQLSHQQIIVLRPNHRPRVAALNTEQTRQTLHARRLTELTLVRLACQQPQANDVQRLQELVKRERQCLERDQRGTAIRLAGEFHLALADMAGNAPLAHFLGSLVPLTSLAIAQFDASAQVYCGWREQVGIVDAVERGDAVMATGLMNRHLDQIEDMLLNSEPCQNRVAG; this is encoded by the coding sequence ATGAACAGCTTCGCTTCACCGCAAACACTCGGCGCCCTGCCCTTTCCCCGAACAAGCAACGGGAAACCACCCGTGGTTGATCTCTACTCGCGGGTCTTCGATGCCATTCTCGAACAGCGCATCGAGGCGAGCAGTCGCTTTACCGAAGAAAGCCTGGCGCAGATGTTCAGTGTTCGACGCAGTGACATTCGGGGCGTGCTGACGCAACTGTCCCACCAGCAGATCATCGTACTTCGGCCCAACCATCGGCCCCGCGTGGCTGCGCTCAATACCGAACAGACCCGGCAAACGCTGCACGCCCGGCGGCTGACGGAACTCACGCTGGTACGGCTTGCCTGCCAGCAACCTCAAGCGAACGATGTGCAACGCCTGCAGGAACTGGTCAAGCGCGAACGCCAGTGCCTGGAGCGCGACCAGCGTGGCACCGCGATCCGGTTGGCCGGTGAATTTCATCTGGCATTGGCTGATATGGCGGGGAATGCACCGTTGGCGCATTTTCTTGGCAGTCTGGTGCCGCTCACTTCGTTAGCGATTGCGCAGTTTGATGCGTCGGCGCAGGTTTATTGCGGATGGCGGGAGCAGGTTGGGATTGTGGATGCGGTCGAGCGAGGGGATGCTGTGATGGCGACGGGCTTGATGAACCGGCATCTGGATCAGATAGAAGATATGTTGCTGAACTCGGAGCCTTGCCAAAACCGTGTTGCCGGTTAG
- a CDS encoding YbdD/YjiX family protein has protein sequence MFNDLSRLGKYLGQAARLMVGMPDYDNYVEHMQNKHPDKPVMSYEMFFRERQEARYGGKGGPKCC, from the coding sequence ATGTTCAATGACCTGAGTCGCCTCGGTAAATACCTCGGTCAGGCCGCGCGCCTGATGGTCGGCATGCCCGACTACGACAATTACGTGGAGCATATGCAGAACAAACACCCGGACAAACCGGTGATGAGCTACGAGATGTTCTTCCGCGAACGTCAGGAAGCGCGTTACGGTGGCAAGGGTGGGCCCAAGTGTTGCTAA
- the mscL gene encoding large-conductance mechanosensitive channel protein MscL, translating to MGVISEFKAFAVKGNVVDMAVGIIIGAAFGKIVSSAVGDVIMPPIGLLIGGVDFSDLAITLKAANGDVPAVVLAYGKFIQSLIDFIIVAFAIFMGVKAINRLKREEAVAPTLPPVPTKEEELLGEIRDLLKAQNNRPE from the coding sequence ATGGGCGTGATCAGTGAGTTCAAGGCCTTCGCGGTCAAAGGCAATGTGGTCGACATGGCCGTCGGTATCATCATCGGCGCCGCCTTCGGCAAGATCGTTTCGTCGGCCGTCGGTGACGTGATCATGCCGCCCATCGGCCTGTTGATCGGCGGGGTGGATTTCAGCGACCTGGCCATCACGCTCAAGGCCGCCAACGGGGACGTCCCGGCGGTGGTGCTGGCGTATGGCAAATTCATCCAGAGCTTGATCGACTTCATCATCGTCGCCTTCGCGATCTTCATGGGCGTCAAAGCCATCAACCGTCTGAAACGCGAAGAAGCCGTTGCGCCAACCCTGCCGCCGGTTCCCACCAAGGAAGAAGAGCTGCTGGGGGAGATCCGCGACCTGCTGAAGGCCCAGAACAATCGGCCTGAGTGA
- a CDS encoding ferredoxin--NADP reductase, translated as MTASLEKFTRQTLLDVQPLTPNLFTLRTTRDPGFRFRAGQFARLGVTKADGSTVWRAYSMVSSPYDEFLEFFSIVVPGGEFTSELSRLEVGDTLLVDRQAFGYLTLDRFIDGRDLWLLSTGTGLAPFLSILQDFEVWEKFERIILVYSVREARELAYQELIAGLAQRDYLAEHAHKLQFIATVTREQHPGALSGRITTLIEKGELEQAAGVALTPEHSRVMLCGNPQMIDDTRALLKQRHMHLSLSRRPGHVAVENYW; from the coding sequence ATGACTGCCAGTCTAGAAAAATTCACGCGCCAGACCTTGCTCGACGTTCAGCCGTTGACCCCGAACCTGTTTACCCTGCGGACCACCCGGGATCCGGGGTTTCGCTTTCGAGCGGGGCAATTTGCCCGGTTAGGGGTGACCAAGGCTGATGGCAGCACGGTATGGCGCGCTTACTCCATGGTTTCGTCACCCTATGACGAATTCCTCGAGTTCTTCTCAATCGTGGTGCCGGGGGGGGAATTCACCAGTGAACTGAGCCGGCTGGAAGTCGGCGATACGCTGCTGGTCGACCGTCAGGCCTTCGGTTACCTGACACTGGATCGCTTTATCGACGGGCGTGACCTCTGGCTGTTGTCCACAGGCACCGGCCTGGCACCGTTCCTGTCGATTCTGCAGGACTTCGAGGTCTGGGAAAAATTCGAGCGAATCATCCTGGTCTACAGCGTACGCGAAGCCCGGGAACTGGCTTATCAGGAGCTGATTGCGGGTCTGGCGCAGCGTGACTATTTAGCGGAGCACGCTCACAAGTTGCAGTTCATCGCCACTGTCACGCGCGAGCAGCATCCTGGCGCCTTGAGTGGCCGGATCACCACACTGATAGAAAAGGGTGAGCTGGAGCAAGCGGCCGGCGTGGCGCTGACGCCCGAGCATTCGCGGGTCATGCTCTGCGGCAACCCGCAGATGATCGATGACACGCGAGCATTGCTTAAACAGCGTCACATGCACTTGAGTCTCAGCCGGCGACCTGGACACGTTGCTGTGGAAAATTATTGGTAA
- the radA gene encoding DNA repair protein RadA: MAKAKRMYGCTECGSTFPKWAGQCGECGAWNTLTETMVESGGAAAPSGRTGWTGQQAQIRTLAEVSVEEIPRFSTASGELDRVLGGGLVDGSVVLIGGDPGIGKSTILLQTLCNLAKSMPALYVTGEESQQQVAMRARRLGLPQDQLRVMTETCIETIIATARQEKPKVMVIDSIQTIFTEQLQSAPGGVSQVRESAALLVRYAKQSGTAIFLVGHVTKEGALAGPRVLEHMVDTVLYFEGESDGRLRLLRAVKNRFGAVNELGVFGMTDKGLKEVSNPSAIFLTRAQEEVPGSVVMATWEGTRPMLVEVQALVDDSHLANPRRVTLGLDQNRLAMLLAVLHRHGGIPTHDQDVFLNVVGGVKVLETASDLALMAAVMSSLRNRPLPHDLLVFGEVGLSGEVRPVPSGQERLKEAAKHGFKRAIVPKGNAPKEAPPGLQIIAVTRLEQALDALFE, encoded by the coding sequence ATGGCCAAGGCCAAGCGCATGTACGGCTGCACCGAGTGCGGCTCAACCTTTCCCAAGTGGGCCGGCCAGTGTGGTGAGTGCGGTGCCTGGAACACCCTGACGGAAACCATGGTCGAGAGCGGCGGCGCCGCAGCTCCCAGCGGTCGCACCGGCTGGACCGGGCAGCAGGCGCAGATCAGGACCCTGGCCGAAGTCAGTGTCGAAGAGATCCCGCGCTTCTCCACCGCTTCCGGCGAACTTGATCGCGTCCTGGGTGGGGGCTTGGTGGACGGTTCGGTGGTATTGATCGGTGGCGACCCCGGCATCGGTAAATCGACCATTTTGTTGCAGACCTTGTGCAATCTCGCCAAGAGCATGCCCGCCCTGTACGTCACCGGCGAAGAGTCCCAGCAACAAGTGGCCATGCGCGCCCGCCGTCTGGGCTTGCCTCAGGATCAATTGCGGGTCATGACCGAAACCTGCATCGAAACCATCATCGCCACGGCCCGGCAGGAAAAGCCCAAGGTCATGGTGATCGATTCGATTCAGACGATCTTCACGGAACAACTGCAATCGGCGCCGGGTGGTGTTTCCCAGGTTCGCGAGAGCGCAGCGTTGCTGGTGCGTTATGCCAAGCAGAGCGGTACGGCGATTTTCCTGGTCGGCCACGTGACCAAGGAAGGCGCACTGGCCGGGCCGCGGGTGCTGGAACATATGGTCGACACAGTGTTGTATTTCGAAGGCGAGTCCGATGGGCGCTTGCGTCTGCTGCGGGCGGTGAAGAACCGGTTCGGCGCGGTCAACGAGCTGGGGGTGTTCGGCATGACCGACAAGGGCTTGAAAGAAGTGTCCAACCCGTCGGCGATTTTCCTCACCCGTGCTCAGGAAGAAGTGCCCGGCAGTGTGGTCATGGCGACTTGGGAGGGGACCCGGCCGATGCTGGTGGAAGTCCAGGCCCTGGTGGATGACAGCCACCTGGCTAACCCGCGTCGGGTAACGCTGGGGCTGGATCAGAATCGCCTGGCGATGTTGCTGGCGGTGCTGCACCGTCACGGCGGCATTCCGACCCACGACCAGGACGTGTTCCTCAATGTGGTCGGTGGGGTGAAGGTGCTGGAAACGGCCTCCGACCTGGCGCTGATGGCGGCGGTCATGTCCAGTTTGCGCAATCGGCCACTGCCGCATGATTTGCTGGTGTTCGGTGAGGTGGGGCTATCGGGCGAAGTGCGTCCGGTGCCGAGCGGCCAGGAGCGCTTGAAAGAAGCCGCCAAGCACGGCTTCAAGCGTGCCATCGTGCCCAAGGGCAATGCGCCGAAGGAGGCTCCGCCCGGGTTGCAGATCATTGCCGTCACTCGCTTGGAACAGGCCCTCGACGCGTTGTTCGAGTAG
- a CDS encoding C4-dicarboxylate transporter DctA has product MLRWCSRSIFLQVVLGLVLGIVCGLTLPEYSAQLKPLGDGFIKLIKMLIGLIVFCVVVSGISGAGDLKKVGRIGLKSVIYFEVLTTIALVIGLVFAFSTGIGSGANIHLDQLSAADMGDIAQRGQHMHTTTQFLMDLIPTSVIGAFADNNILQVLLFSVLFGSALNLVGEAASGISRLINELSHVIFRIMGMIVRLAPIGVFGAIAFTTSKYGLDSLQHLGSLVGLFYLTCAAFVALILGLVMRLSGLRMWPLLKYLREELLIVMGTASSDAVLPQIMRKLEHLGIGSSTVGLVIPTGYSFNLDGFSIYLTLAIVFIANATGTPLAMTDLLTILLVSLITSKGAHGIPGSALVILAATLTAIPAIPVVGLVLVLAVDWFMGIGRALTNLIGNCVATVAIARWEKDIDIERANKVLSGQLGYTFQPRKPAGPAHQQEF; this is encoded by the coding sequence ATGCTCAGATGGTGCTCGCGTTCAATCTTCCTCCAAGTGGTTCTCGGACTGGTGCTCGGCATCGTCTGCGGACTGACCCTTCCTGAATACTCCGCCCAGCTCAAACCGCTCGGCGATGGCTTCATCAAACTGATCAAGATGCTCATCGGTCTGATCGTGTTTTGCGTGGTGGTCAGCGGCATCAGCGGTGCCGGCGACCTGAAGAAGGTCGGACGCATCGGCCTCAAATCAGTGATCTACTTTGAAGTCCTGACCACCATCGCCCTGGTGATCGGCCTGGTCTTCGCCTTCAGTACCGGCATTGGCAGCGGCGCGAACATCCATCTGGATCAGCTCTCCGCCGCCGATATGGGCGATATCGCCCAGCGCGGTCAGCACATGCACACCACCACGCAGTTCCTGATGGACCTGATCCCGACCTCGGTGATCGGCGCCTTTGCCGACAACAACATTTTGCAGGTCCTGCTGTTTTCCGTATTGTTCGGCAGCGCGCTGAACCTGGTGGGTGAAGCGGCTTCCGGCATTTCACGGCTGATCAATGAGCTGAGCCACGTCATCTTCCGCATCATGGGCATGATCGTACGCCTGGCGCCGATCGGCGTGTTCGGTGCGATCGCCTTTACTACCAGCAAATATGGCCTGGACTCGCTGCAGCATCTGGGCAGCCTGGTCGGCCTGTTTTACCTGACTTGCGCGGCGTTCGTGGCGTTGATTCTCGGCCTGGTGATGCGCCTGTCCGGCCTGCGGATGTGGCCATTGCTCAAGTACCTGCGCGAAGAATTGCTGATTGTCATGGGCACCGCCTCGTCCGATGCCGTGCTGCCACAAATCATGCGCAAGCTTGAGCACCTCGGCATCGGCAGTTCGACAGTCGGCCTGGTGATTCCTACGGGTTACTCGTTCAACCTGGACGGTTTCTCGATCTATCTGACCCTGGCTATCGTGTTCATCGCCAACGCCACCGGTACGCCACTGGCCATGACCGACCTGCTGACGATTCTGCTGGTATCGCTGATCACCTCCAAAGGCGCCCATGGCATTCCCGGCTCGGCGCTGGTGATTCTCGCGGCGACCCTGACAGCAATCCCGGCCATTCCGGTCGTGGGCCTGGTACTGGTGCTGGCAGTGGACTGGTTCATGGGTATCGGCCGGGCGCTGACCAACCTGATCGGCAACTGCGTCGCTACAGTGGCCATCGCGCGCTGGGAAAAAGACATCGATATCGAACGGGCGAACAAAGTACTTTCCGGTCAGCTGGGTTATACCTTCCAGCCCAGGAAGCCAGCAGGCCCGGCGCATCAGCAGGAATTTTGA
- the yjiA gene encoding GTPase, with the protein MLTPIPVTILSGFLGAGKTTLLRHLLKAEHGLKIAVIENEFSDAGIDTQLLGDEPVQVMTLSNGCVCCTIHTDLTKALYLLLERLDSGEIAFDRLVIECTGLADPAPVAQTFFIDEELRERYILDGIITLVDAAHADTHLTQTIAQAQIGFADRLLVSKRDLVDEATFTALSERLTRINRRAPIRVVDHGKIDLAELLDVRGFNLNADLGGGVSLRPVSKAPSIDRISSLVLRTDKPLDIDRLSAFMNELLEEHGKQLLRYKGVLNILGEPRRMVFQGVLKLYGFDWDTEWADDEARESVIVFIADDLPEEKIREGFDRVAAT; encoded by the coding sequence TTGCTCACACCAATCCCGGTCACGATCCTCAGCGGCTTCCTCGGCGCCGGCAAAACCACGCTGCTGCGTCACCTGCTCAAAGCCGAACACGGCCTGAAAATCGCCGTGATCGAGAACGAATTCAGCGATGCCGGCATCGACACCCAACTATTGGGCGATGAACCGGTACAAGTGATGACGCTGTCCAACGGCTGCGTCTGTTGCACCATCCACACCGACCTGACCAAAGCGCTGTACCTGCTGCTGGAGCGCCTGGACAGTGGTGAAATCGCCTTCGACCGCCTGGTGATCGAATGCACTGGCCTGGCCGATCCGGCACCCGTGGCGCAAACCTTCTTCATCGACGAAGAGCTGCGCGAGCGTTACATCCTCGACGGCATCATCACCCTGGTGGACGCGGCGCACGCCGACACGCACCTGACCCAGACCATCGCCCAGGCCCAGATCGGTTTTGCCGACCGCCTGCTGGTGAGCAAGCGGGACCTGGTGGACGAAGCGACCTTCACTGCATTGAGTGAGCGCCTGACCCGGATCAACCGTCGCGCGCCGATCCGCGTAGTCGACCACGGCAAGATCGACCTTGCCGAATTGCTCGATGTGCGCGGTTTCAATCTCAATGCCGACCTCGGTGGCGGGGTGAGTTTGCGGCCCGTCAGCAAGGCGCCTTCCATCGACCGCATTTCCAGCCTGGTGCTGCGTACCGACAAGCCGCTGGATATCGACAGGCTCAGCGCGTTCATGAACGAGTTGCTGGAAGAGCATGGCAAGCAATTGCTGCGCTACAAAGGCGTATTGAATATCCTGGGTGAACCGCGGCGGATGGTGTTTCAGGGGGTATTGAAGTTGTACGGCTTCGACTGGGACACGGAGTGGGCGGACGATGAAGCGCGGGAAAGTGTGATCGTGTTTATTGCCGATGATTTGCCGGAAGAGAAGATTCGTGAGGGGTTTGATCGGGTTGCCGCAACCTGA